The nucleotide sequence CTTCATCGCCTCTTCTTTATCTTGATCTTTCGAAGATGCTGCCATACCGGGAGGATCTATACCAATGAAGGTAACTTTGTCGAGAGGGAAGCCAATAGCTGTGCAGTGCCCATCGACAAGTCTCTCTTTCTTAAAACCATGACTTACAATGGTGATGCGAGCTGGCCATCTTTTGTAGTGGGAAAAGAAGAGTGTtagggagaagaggatgttgTGGTACGAATCAAGCGCGCGCTCTTCCAACAATACTGCATCGTTGATTTGTTCATCCTGTAGCAGTCCCCAATAGTTGTTCTTGGCTGCGATGCTCTTGTAGCCAACTGCCTCGGAAATTCTCGACTCTTTGCGCGTCGGCCCTCTACCATTGTCAGAATACGCACAGTAATATCAGCCAGGTTACATACccagaaaacaccaaaacagAGCCAGGGCGATTCTGAGCGAGGGCATCTACGCCAGCTTTTATATGCTGAACAAAAGTCGGGGTTTCACCACGCTG is from Fusarium musae strain F31 chromosome 4, whole genome shotgun sequence and encodes:
- a CDS encoding hypothetical protein (EggNog:ENOG41), encoding MPPSHLIIVCCHGVWLGGPTLGQEEREWLIADFQRGETPTFVQHIKAGVDALAQNRPGSVLVFSGGPTRKESRISEAVGYKSIAAKNNYWGLLQDEQINDAVLLEERALDSYHNILFSLTLFFSHYKRWPARITIVSHGFKKERLVDGHCTAIGFPLDKVTFIGIDPPGMAASSKDQDKEEAMKGATLAMGEWRDDPHGRGESLAGKRVKRNPWSIWQGVFPSGDDDRGGLAINMENGSEFIDEEAARPW